From Chloroflexota bacterium, one genomic window encodes:
- the pyrD gene encoding dihydroorotate dehydrogenase (quinone), which yields MDLLSLKHRKRSRGRKLLIINPDTYRTFIKPLLFRLPPETAQSVAHMALKQHQVWRAASSLLQVDDSRLEVDLAGMRLSNPVGLAAGYDKDCESLPALESIGFGYLTCGTVTEMPRAGNPAPRVLRYERDDALVNSYGFPSKGVDYTERQLREAQPLLKGTPVVASVSGVAADEILRCHLRLEPYASAIEINISSPNTLGLRIFQQPDTLRQLLGALNEQRHKPLFIKLPPYIEMPSIGSEQRDMVLSLVDVCVEQGVEAVTIANTWPIRDSRLAVGAGGLSGKPVFADMVKMVSDIRAEAGSGLAINACGGIFSGEDALAAIQAGATTVQILTSLIYRGPGIVRRINRQMLTQMDIEGMPALTY from the coding sequence CTGCCGCCTGAGACGGCGCAGTCGGTGGCGCACATGGCGCTGAAGCAGCACCAGGTTTGGCGGGCAGCATCGTCGCTGCTACAGGTGGACGATTCGCGCCTTGAGGTTGACCTTGCCGGGATGCGGCTGTCCAATCCCGTCGGGCTCGCGGCCGGCTACGACAAGGACTGTGAATCGCTGCCGGCATTGGAATCGATAGGCTTTGGCTACTTGACCTGCGGTACGGTAACGGAAATGCCGCGCGCGGGCAATCCCGCGCCGCGTGTGCTGCGCTACGAACGCGATGATGCGCTGGTCAATTCCTACGGGTTCCCGAGCAAGGGCGTCGATTATACGGAGCGCCAGCTCCGAGAGGCGCAGCCGCTCTTGAAAGGCACGCCGGTTGTTGCCAGCGTATCTGGCGTTGCGGCGGACGAAATCCTGCGCTGCCATTTGCGCCTAGAGCCGTATGCGTCTGCAATTGAGATCAATATCAGCTCGCCGAACACATTGGGCTTGCGTATATTCCAGCAGCCGGACACGCTCAGGCAGTTGCTTGGCGCGCTGAATGAGCAAAGGCACAAGCCGCTGTTCATCAAGTTGCCGCCGTACATTGAAATGCCCTCCATCGGCAGCGAGCAACGCGATATGGTGCTCAGCCTAGTCGATGTCTGCGTGGAGCAGGGCGTTGAAGCCGTAACGATTGCCAATACATGGCCCATCCGCGATTCGCGCCTTGCGGTCGGCGCGGGCGGGCTGAGCGGCAAGCCCGTGTTCGCGGACATGGTGAAGATGGTTTCCGACATCCGCGCAGAGGCGGGCAGCGGGCTCGCTATCAACGCGTGCGGCGGCATATTCAGCGGAGAAGACGCGCTCGCTGCAATCCAAGCGGGCGCGACCACGGTGCAGATTCTGACAAGCTTGATATATAGGGGACCCGGCATCGTGCGCCGCATCAACCGGCAAATGCTCACTCAGATGGACATAGAAGGCATGCCCGCGCTGACTTATTAG
- the rbsK gene encoding ribokinase, producing the protein MATGKNPPKPKVVVLGSVNMDLVATMRRMPDLGETVAGDGFFTAGGGKGANQAVALARLGADVRMVGKVGDDDFGRALLDGLRAEGVDVHDVALDAAHSTGIAMILVDAAGQNRIAAVYGANMACDEQQLVAAKRAMNGADILMLQLETPPEISVAAAMHARSIGVRVVWDPAPAAAMPDDGFATADILTPNEIEAAELTGISVKGVQGARDAAKSLLAKDVGVAVVKLGQQGVYAASADKEYFVPPLKVDMVDSVAAGDAFGAALAVALAEGNGIDNALKFGAAAGALAVTKPGARDAMPFRTDVESLLAQSP; encoded by the coding sequence ATGGCAACAGGCAAGAACCCACCAAAACCAAAGGTCGTAGTGCTGGGCAGCGTCAATATGGACCTCGTCGCAACGATGCGGCGGATGCCGGACTTGGGTGAAACGGTGGCGGGCGACGGTTTCTTCACCGCGGGCGGCGGCAAAGGCGCTAATCAGGCGGTTGCGCTGGCGCGGCTTGGCGCGGACGTGCGGATGGTCGGCAAAGTGGGCGACGACGATTTCGGACGCGCGCTGCTAGACGGGCTGCGCGCAGAAGGCGTCGATGTGCACGATGTTGCGCTTGATGCCGCTCATTCCACGGGCATTGCGATGATATTAGTCGATGCCGCCGGGCAGAACCGCATCGCAGCAGTGTACGGCGCGAACATGGCTTGCGACGAGCAGCAGCTAGTAGCGGCAAAGCGCGCGATGAATGGCGCGGACATCCTGATGTTGCAATTGGAGACGCCACCTGAGATTTCAGTCGCGGCGGCAATGCACGCACGCAGCATCGGCGTCCGCGTTGTCTGGGATCCGGCGCCGGCCGCCGCAATGCCCGATGATGGCTTTGCGACCGCAGACATCCTGACGCCGAACGAGATCGAAGCCGCAGAATTAACAGGCATATCGGTCAAAGGTGTGCAGGGCGCGCGCGATGCTGCGAAATCGCTGCTCGCCAAGGACGTAGGCGTCGCGGTCGTGAAATTGGGGCAGCAAGGCGTTTACGCAGCGAGCGCAGACAAAGAGTATTTCGTGCCGCCACTCAAAGTCGATATGGTGGACAGTGTGGCAGCAGGAGACGCATTCGGCGCAGCACTCGCCGTCGCCCTGGCAGAAGGCAATGGCATAGACAACGCGCTGAAGTTCGGAGCGGCTGCCGGCGCACTCGCCGTCACCAAGCCCGGCGCCCGAGACGCCATGCCCTTCCGCACAGATGTCGAGTCGCTGCTAGCACAGTCGCCATAG
- a CDS encoding HAD family phosphatase — protein MAYKLIALDVDGTIRTAGSPIAERTRRAVDAVRRAGAIVTLATGRTFGSATPNCGILGIEVPIATSQGAYIANPVSEEVLHHHTLTTDMALAALDALEDHTSNDGTQAVAYHSERIYVDRMSEWAAGYGQRTEMDVVLVEDLREIADEGLTRIVAVGEDCDIEMLERDIMPELSNRMLVTRSLPYFCEILHSQGGKEDALEWMCDHFGIQQSETVAFGNGYNDIQMLEWVNLGIAVGDAVPEALAAADIIAPAFAEHGVAQVLEDLLRDGKIG, from the coding sequence ATGGCGTACAAGCTCATTGCGCTGGATGTCGATGGCACGATACGCACTGCGGGCAGCCCGATAGCGGAGCGCACTCGCAGGGCGGTCGATGCTGTGCGGCGCGCCGGTGCGATCGTAACGCTCGCGACCGGGCGCACATTCGGCTCGGCGACGCCGAACTGCGGCATACTAGGCATCGAAGTGCCGATCGCCACATCGCAGGGCGCGTACATCGCCAACCCGGTCAGCGAAGAAGTGCTGCACCACCACACGCTCACTACCGATATGGCACTCGCCGCGTTGGACGCGCTGGAAGATCACACATCAAACGACGGCACGCAGGCGGTAGCTTATCACAGCGAGCGCATCTATGTGGATAGGATGAGCGAGTGGGCGGCAGGCTACGGTCAGCGCACTGAGATGGATGTCGTTCTGGTGGAAGACCTGCGCGAAATCGCCGATGAGGGGCTGACGCGAATCGTCGCCGTGGGCGAAGATTGCGACATCGAGATGCTGGAACGCGACATTATGCCGGAATTGTCCAACAGAATGCTGGTAACGCGCTCCCTGCCCTACTTCTGCGAAATCTTGCATTCGCAAGGCGGTAAAGAAGACGCGCTGGAGTGGATGTGCGACCACTTCGGCATTCAGCAGTCCGAAACGGTCGCATTCGGCAACGGTTACAACGACATCCAAATGCTCGAATGGGTAAATCTCGGCATCGCAGTCGGAGACGCCGTGCCGGAAGCGCTCGCGGCGGCGGACATTATCGCGCCGGCATTCGCAGAACACGGCGTTGCGCAGGTGCTTGAAGATTTACTGCGCGATGGCAAGATTGGATAG
- a CDS encoding RidA family protein: MAEIEKRIKELGITLPDSPPPMANYVPAVQTGNLLFVAGLGPAARDDGTTPNGKVGKDLSLDEGYEAARLVGINLLSRLKSVLGDLDRVERVVKLLSMVNCTPEFNQQPQVANGCSDLLVEVFGDKGRHARSAVGMASLPNDIPVEIEMIVEIRD; the protein is encoded by the coding sequence ATGGCTGAAATCGAGAAGCGAATTAAAGAATTGGGAATCACATTGCCGGACAGCCCGCCGCCGATGGCGAACTACGTGCCTGCGGTGCAGACCGGCAATCTGCTATTCGTCGCAGGCTTGGGTCCTGCCGCTCGCGATGACGGCACCACGCCGAACGGCAAAGTCGGCAAGGACTTGTCGCTAGACGAAGGATACGAAGCCGCGCGGCTGGTCGGCATCAACTTACTGTCGCGGCTCAAGAGCGTGCTGGGCGACTTGGATAGAGTGGAGCGCGTGGTCAAGTTGCTTTCAATGGTCAATTGCACACCGGAATTCAACCAACAGCCGCAGGTAGCCAACGGCTGCTCGGACTTGTTGGTCGAAGTGTTCGGCGACAAGGGCAGGCACGCGCGATCCGCGGTCGGCATGGCATCGCTGCCGAACGACATCCCCGTCGAAATCGAGATGATCGTGGAGATACGCGACTAA